The Planococcus liqunii genome includes a region encoding these proteins:
- a CDS encoding MFS transporter, protein MSSQQRKKITILMVNMFIAIASFGIIVPILPAYLVSINQGGTAAGLMIAIFAGAQLLFSPLGGKWADNYGPRKVIIIGLSLLTVSMLMFYATDSIWLLYASRIVGGIGDAFLVPGIFTYVAGITTAAQRAKGTGLVTASMSLGLVIGPGIGGFLADFDLKLPFLVSAIVTFTAVIFSLAMLKEIAPTADSTKQAEEFAKDESMLEQIGRSVKMPYFIPLIITFVMSFGLVAYESVIGMYLTTEYGSTSKDIAMMITATGLVSVIIQVFAVDRLVRRFGEVPVLIAFLGLATAGFLLSLVAGSYASFFGVSLVIFLAMAILRPVLNILISKMAEGEVGFAMGMNTSYMSLGNVLGPLSAGLLFDFNINYPFILGLGLLMVTLSIAVAWRSSRAAKALALMRIEESEAESLV, encoded by the coding sequence ATGTCTTCTCAACAACGCAAAAAAATCACGATCCTGATGGTGAATATGTTTATCGCCATCGCCAGCTTCGGAATCATCGTCCCGATTCTCCCCGCATATCTCGTATCCATCAACCAAGGCGGTACCGCTGCCGGTTTGATGATTGCCATCTTCGCCGGAGCCCAGCTTCTGTTCTCGCCGCTCGGCGGCAAATGGGCGGACAACTATGGACCGCGCAAAGTCATCATCATCGGTTTGTCGCTTTTGACGGTTTCCATGTTGATGTTCTATGCGACGGATTCCATTTGGCTTCTATATGCTTCTCGCATCGTTGGGGGCATTGGCGACGCTTTTCTTGTCCCGGGCATCTTTACGTATGTAGCGGGCATCACGACAGCCGCGCAGCGCGCGAAAGGCACGGGATTGGTCACAGCGTCCATGTCACTCGGTTTGGTTATCGGACCTGGAATCGGCGGCTTTTTAGCTGATTTCGACTTGAAATTGCCGTTCCTTGTTTCGGCAATCGTCACTTTCACTGCCGTCATCTTTTCCTTGGCCATGCTGAAAGAAATTGCACCGACTGCCGACAGCACGAAGCAGGCGGAAGAATTCGCAAAAGACGAATCGATGCTGGAGCAAATCGGCCGTTCCGTGAAAATGCCGTATTTCATTCCATTGATCATCACGTTTGTCATGAGCTTTGGGCTGGTCGCTTACGAGTCGGTGATCGGCATGTATTTAACGACGGAGTACGGTTCAACTTCCAAAGACATTGCCATGATGATTACCGCAACCGGTCTTGTCAGCGTCATTATCCAAGTGTTTGCCGTAGACCGATTGGTGCGCCGCTTCGGTGAAGTGCCGGTGCTGATCGCTTTCCTCGGCCTTGCGACTGCCGGTTTCCTTTTGTCGCTTGTTGCAGGAAGCTACGCTTCGTTCTTTGGCGTGTCGCTCGTCATTTTCCTGGCAATGGCCATTTTGCGGCCGGTGCTCAATATCCTGATTTCGAAAATGGCAGAAGGCGAAGTCGGCTTTGCGATGGGCATGAATACGTCCTACATGAGCCTCGGCAATGTTCTGGGGCCTTTGTCTGCCGGCCTGCTGTTCGATTTCAACATCAACTATCCGTTTATCCTTGGCCTCGGCCTGTTGATGGTCACCTTGTCCATTGCGGTTGCCTGGCGCAGTTCACGTGCAGCAAAAGCATTGGCGCTTATGCGCATAGAAGAATCTGAAGCTGAGTCTCTTGTTTAA
- a CDS encoding MFS transporter encodes MSADQRKKIIILMINMFIAIGSFGIIIPILPSYLQSINQGGLAAGLMIAIFAAAQFVFSPVAGKWADQYGRRKMIIYGLAGLTLSMFVFYMSDSIWILYLSRVIGGVGAAMLVPAIFAYIADITTFDQRAKGNSLVSAAMSLGIVVGPGIGGFLAEYDLKLPFLVSALVSLVAVLFSMIWLKENDAVEADPALAATLTDEESMMKKIGRSVTMPYFIPLVITLVMSFGLLAYESVVGLYLDNQFQSTAKDIAFMITATGIVGVIVQLFIVDRIVRRFGEVPVLIAFIGVAAAGFLLSLFAGSYAMFFTVSLIIFMATSILRPVLNTLISKMADGEVGFAMGMNNAYMSIGNVIGPLLAGVLYDFNISYPFILGFVMLMVTMMITVTWHRSRAAKINPAL; translated from the coding sequence ATGTCTGCGGACCAAAGAAAAAAGATTATTATATTGATGATCAATATGTTTATTGCCATCGGAAGCTTCGGCATTATTATCCCGATCCTTCCCTCTTATCTCCAATCGATTAATCAAGGCGGCTTGGCTGCCGGCCTCATGATTGCCATATTCGCGGCGGCGCAGTTTGTATTCTCGCCGGTTGCCGGAAAATGGGCGGATCAGTATGGCCGCCGGAAAATGATCATTTACGGGCTGGCCGGTTTGACGCTTTCCATGTTTGTGTTTTATATGTCGGATTCCATCTGGATTCTGTACCTGTCGCGCGTAATCGGCGGAGTCGGAGCTGCGATGCTCGTTCCGGCCATCTTTGCCTATATCGCCGATATTACAACGTTCGACCAGCGGGCTAAAGGAAACAGCCTGGTTTCTGCCGCCATGTCGCTTGGCATCGTTGTAGGGCCAGGAATCGGCGGATTCCTGGCTGAGTACGACTTAAAATTGCCATTTTTGGTATCGGCGCTCGTTTCGTTAGTGGCCGTCCTCTTCTCGATGATTTGGCTGAAAGAAAACGATGCTGTTGAAGCGGATCCGGCGTTGGCTGCTACCTTGACGGATGAAGAATCCATGATGAAGAAAATCGGGCGCTCGGTGACCATGCCGTATTTCATCCCGTTGGTGATTACCCTGGTCATGAGCTTCGGTTTGCTGGCGTATGAATCGGTCGTCGGATTGTATCTCGACAACCAGTTCCAGTCGACCGCTAAAGACATCGCCTTTATGATTACCGCTACGGGAATCGTCGGTGTGATCGTGCAGCTGTTCATCGTGGACCGCATCGTCCGCCGCTTCGGCGAAGTGCCCGTGCTGATTGCCTTTATCGGTGTCGCAGCAGCCGGTTTCCTTTTGTCGTTGTTTGCCGGAAGCTACGCGATGTTCTTTACCGTATCCCTAATCATCTTTATGGCAACATCTATTTTGCGTCCAGTGCTTAATACACTCATCTCCAAAATGGCGGATGGCGAAGTCGGATTTGCGATGGGCATGAACAATGCTTATATGAGCATCGGCAATGTCATCGGGCCGCTTCTTGCCGGAGTGCTTTATGATTTCAACATCTCTTATCCGTTTATCCTGGGATTCGTCATGCTGATGGTCACCATGATGATTACGGTCACATGGCACCGTTCACGCGCAGCGAAAATCAATCCGGCTCTGTAA
- a CDS encoding MerR family transcriptional regulator produces MYNIKAAAKLLDMPKVTIRSWETRYNAITPARTESGHRLYSEQNLEDLKWLKIQVQERGFKISEAVKQLHASKRKPTEKAVMTTTSTDEEPFSKSIQELYLAASEMDTERFNYLLDLNFSLFHYRTVFFSIIAPLMVHIGEEWENGSLTAAHEHMISHIVQQRFSHFFRIFPTSTEMPKVMALCPSGENHQLGLLLFTLFLRENGFPVMYFGQDTPIDGLPEAARQQQTEIVCMSILDAKLLPTVEHYIEELSKENPRMRFLVGGKGVAQKLHSQKVWYLGETYESWQQWLDEQKELPLSKT; encoded by the coding sequence ATGTATAATATTAAAGCAGCTGCTAAGCTTTTAGATATGCCAAAGGTAACCATCCGTTCCTGGGAAACCCGATACAATGCCATCACGCCAGCGCGCACTGAATCCGGACACCGCCTTTATTCGGAACAGAACCTGGAAGATTTGAAATGGCTTAAAATACAAGTGCAGGAAAGAGGCTTTAAAATCAGTGAAGCCGTCAAACAGCTTCATGCCTCAAAAAGAAAACCCACTGAAAAAGCGGTGATGACAACGACTTCGACAGACGAAGAACCGTTCAGCAAGTCCATTCAAGAACTTTATTTGGCCGCTTCCGAAATGGATACGGAACGCTTTAATTACCTGCTTGATTTGAACTTTTCCTTATTTCATTACCGTACGGTCTTTTTCTCCATTATTGCACCACTGATGGTCCACATCGGCGAAGAATGGGAAAACGGCTCGCTTACTGCGGCTCATGAGCATATGATCAGCCACATTGTCCAGCAGCGCTTTTCCCATTTCTTCCGCATTTTCCCGACTTCAACGGAGATGCCAAAAGTGATGGCGCTGTGCCCAAGCGGCGAAAACCATCAGCTGGGGCTTTTGCTGTTCACGTTGTTCCTGCGGGAAAACGGCTTCCCTGTCATGTATTTCGGGCAGGATACGCCGATTGATGGACTGCCGGAAGCCGCGAGACAGCAGCAGACCGAAATCGTCTGCATGTCGATATTGGATGCTAAACTCTTGCCGACCGTCGAGCATTACATCGAAGAGTTGTCCAAAGAGAATCCGCGCATGCGCTTTCTTGTAGGCGGCAAAGGAGTAGCGCAAAAGCTGCATTCCCAAAAGGTCTGGTACCTGGGCGAAACTTATGAATCCTGGCAGCAATGGCTTGACGAACAAAAAGAACTTCCTTTAAGCAAAACTTAA
- a CDS encoding NCS2 family permease has protein sequence MFNWMDRFFGLQTNGTSVKREMSAGVIGFFTVVYIIAVNSLILSESGMPLEAAIIATIAASVFGCLVMGFWGNAPILLVPGMGINALFSYTMVQSMGLSWPEALAVVFISGLIFVVVAFTRLAKLLNAAVPYSLKEAIIVGLGLFLMLIGLEKGGIVERGTSSILALGSLGEPHVLATVLTFIVAIVLFIRNVPGNFLITIVAGTVIASFFGLIDMSAMSGSSIDASEAFAVFGALSFDGILSMGFWIAVFSLTMVIVFENIGTVQGQVSFVERPEKFGRAFQATSVSAMASGIFGTSPTIASAESAAAMAAGGRTGLTAVTTGLLFMASVFFIPVIKLIPDSAIAPILIIVGGLMVQNIRNLDMKDMSESFPALLIVALIPFTYSIADGIAIGFILYPILKVAIGKWREVSMTLYIIAGLFLMNFVFHVIG, from the coding sequence ATGTTTAATTGGATGGACCGCTTTTTTGGTCTTCAAACAAATGGAACTTCGGTGAAACGGGAAATGTCTGCGGGCGTCATCGGCTTTTTTACCGTCGTGTACATCATTGCGGTCAATTCGCTGATTCTGTCGGAATCCGGCATGCCGCTTGAAGCGGCGATTATAGCCACCATTGCAGCATCCGTATTCGGCTGTCTGGTCATGGGTTTTTGGGGCAATGCACCGATTCTGTTGGTTCCGGGCATGGGCATCAACGCCTTGTTTTCGTATACGATGGTCCAGTCGATGGGCTTGTCGTGGCCGGAAGCATTGGCTGTCGTGTTCATCTCGGGCCTCATCTTCGTCGTTGTCGCATTTACGCGTCTCGCGAAACTGTTGAATGCAGCTGTGCCGTATTCACTGAAAGAAGCGATTATCGTAGGGCTTGGCTTGTTCCTGATGCTGATCGGCCTGGAAAAAGGCGGCATTGTCGAGCGTGGAACTAGTTCAATTCTGGCACTCGGCTCACTTGGTGAACCGCATGTTCTGGCGACGGTTCTGACGTTCATCGTAGCGATTGTGCTATTTATCCGCAACGTGCCTGGGAATTTCCTGATTACAATCGTGGCAGGCACCGTGATCGCGTCGTTTTTCGGTTTGATTGATATGAGTGCGATGAGCGGCTCTTCAATCGATGCTTCCGAAGCGTTTGCTGTGTTTGGTGCGCTGTCGTTTGACGGGATTTTGTCGATGGGCTTTTGGATTGCCGTCTTCTCTTTGACGATGGTCATCGTTTTCGAGAATATCGGGACCGTTCAGGGACAGGTTTCGTTTGTGGAACGCCCTGAAAAGTTCGGTCGTGCGTTCCAGGCAACTTCCGTTTCAGCAATGGCATCGGGCATCTTTGGCACAAGCCCGACAATAGCGAGCGCTGAAAGTGCTGCAGCTATGGCGGCAGGCGGACGTACCGGTTTGACAGCTGTCACGACCGGATTATTGTTTATGGCTTCTGTTTTTTTCATCCCCGTTATCAAACTGATTCCGGATAGCGCCATTGCGCCGATCCTGATCATTGTCGGCGGCTTGATGGTGCAGAATATCCGCAATCTGGATATGAAAGACATGAGCGAAAGCTTCCCGGCGCTGCTGATTGTGGCATTGATTCCCTTTACGTACAGCATTGCAGACGGCATCGCCATCGGCTTTATCCTGTACCCGATCTTGAAAGTGGCGATCGGAAAATGGCGGGAAGTGTCGATGACGCTTTACATCATCGCCGGCTTGTTCCTCATGAATTTTGTGTTTCACGTCATCGGTTAA
- a CDS encoding nuclease-related domain-containing protein — protein sequence MNKLELRMLAKTEGLERLASRLPDGHSQLKFIQSEWHRAASGQRGETHLALRFKEFHLDEAFHILWDVNLKLGDWPVQMDGLLLTERCAIIIESKNISGKIHFDDNTGEFYRFDEDDVKTVLEDPRVQLNKHIRFLAAWFKARKITLPIRGLIVFTAKKCEFIAKPADAPICKTYQLPETLLKIWTASPPKEPDVKLLKIKKTLLSNQTPFRQTPLCKRYFIDPSELKPGVYCQGCQSYAMQRVRRSWQCPRCGERDSSAHVLALREYFTLVSSELTNQEFRRFCGIKSRSVATRLLKELNLETTGELKARVYQLKS from the coding sequence TTGAACAAATTAGAATTGAGGATGCTGGCGAAAACGGAAGGGTTGGAGCGGCTGGCCAGCCGGCTGCCTGATGGCCACTCTCAACTGAAATTCATACAAAGTGAATGGCACCGGGCCGCTTCAGGACAAAGAGGCGAAACCCATTTGGCATTGAGATTCAAGGAGTTTCACCTGGATGAAGCGTTTCACATTTTATGGGATGTGAATCTGAAGCTGGGTGATTGGCCCGTTCAAATGGATGGGCTCCTATTGACCGAGCGCTGCGCCATTATTATCGAATCGAAGAACATCAGCGGCAAAATCCATTTTGATGATAACACCGGCGAGTTTTACCGGTTCGATGAAGATGACGTAAAAACGGTGTTGGAAGACCCCCGCGTCCAACTTAACAAACATATCCGCTTTCTGGCGGCCTGGTTCAAGGCACGGAAAATCACCTTGCCGATCCGCGGCTTGATCGTGTTCACCGCAAAAAAGTGCGAGTTCATTGCCAAACCAGCCGATGCACCGATCTGCAAAACGTACCAGCTGCCCGAAACCCTCTTGAAAATCTGGACAGCTTCTCCCCCTAAAGAGCCGGATGTAAAATTACTGAAAATCAAAAAGACGCTTCTATCCAATCAAACCCCTTTTAGACAAACTCCATTGTGCAAAAGATACTTCATCGATCCAAGCGAGTTGAAACCTGGCGTCTATTGCCAAGGCTGCCAGTCGTATGCCATGCAGCGCGTAAGGCGAAGCTGGCAATGCCCACGATGCGGAGAACGCGACAGTTCCGCTCACGTACTGGCGCTGCGGGAGTATTTTACGCTGGTCAGCAGCGAACTGACAAATCAGGAGTTCAGGAGATTTTGCGGGATAAAATCTAGGTCGGTGGCTACCCGTTTGTTAAAAGAGTTAAATTTGGAAACAACCGGCGAATTAAAAGCGCGAGTTTATCAGCTCAAATCATGA
- a CDS encoding IS3 family transposase, whose amino-acid sequence MKPIDLDFVFVEEHKNRFPITELIGIVQNLSRAGYYKRLKKDPAQSQTERDQALLKQMLSLYVTHGGNLGHERFKLELENVYTHIVSLKRIRRMREMYRMPLKTARRKPRPAGSGHAVIDNLLNRNFKAMRPGLKFSVDISYLEVKKPFRDFIYLCAILDLYNNEIVAYTISDTLDVDFVLEAVRQLEARGFEKEALLHSDQGIQFTSHSYQGLLKKMELTQSMSRRGNCWDNAPIESFFGKLKTEMPGFTVPETAAQMRAAVAAYITYYNETRPQLKLGASPVTYRNLQARAA is encoded by the coding sequence GTGAAACCGATCGACCTCGACTTTGTGTTCGTTGAAGAGCACAAGAACCGGTTCCCGATTACAGAGCTCATTGGCATAGTCCAGAACCTGAGCCGCGCGGGCTATTACAAACGGCTGAAAAAAGACCCTGCGCAGTCGCAAACGGAACGGGACCAAGCGCTTTTAAAACAGATGCTTTCGCTCTACGTCACCCATGGTGGGAATTTGGGTCACGAACGGTTTAAGCTGGAGCTCGAGAATGTATACACTCATATCGTCAGTCTCAAACGCATCCGCCGGATGCGGGAAATGTATCGCATGCCGCTCAAGACAGCACGCCGAAAGCCACGTCCTGCCGGAAGCGGCCATGCGGTTATCGATAATCTCCTGAACCGGAACTTCAAGGCCATGCGACCGGGTCTCAAGTTTTCCGTTGATATCAGTTACCTGGAAGTGAAAAAGCCATTCCGGGACTTTATCTACTTATGTGCAATTCTGGATCTATACAATAACGAAATCGTTGCTTACACCATCAGCGACACCCTGGATGTGGATTTTGTCCTGGAGGCCGTTCGTCAGTTGGAAGCACGCGGGTTCGAGAAAGAAGCCCTTCTCCACAGTGATCAGGGCATCCAGTTCACCAGCCATAGCTATCAAGGACTCCTGAAAAAAATGGAACTGACCCAGTCAATGTCCCGTCGGGGCAACTGTTGGGACAATGCGCCGATTGAAAGCTTTTTTGGCAAGCTCAAAACCGAAATGCCCGGTTTCACTGTGCCTGAAACGGCAGCCCAAATGCGCGCAGCAGTAGCCGCCTACATCACGTATTATAACGAGACACGACCGCAACTGAAACTCGGTGCGTCACCGGTTACATACCGCAATTTACAAGCACGGGCCGCTTAA
- a CDS encoding transposase, with protein sequence MNTRKSYTYETKKQAVEQYFEGRSVNELAPLLEIQNPANIRHWARLVKEAKSFEVLREKRRGPRESGKDAKTELEITKAELERTKLEVMYLKKLIALRKE encoded by the coding sequence GTGAACACACGAAAAAGCTATACCTATGAAACCAAGAAGCAGGCGGTAGAACAGTACTTTGAAGGACGATCCGTTAACGAATTAGCCCCCCTCCTGGAGATTCAGAACCCTGCCAATATCCGGCACTGGGCGCGGCTGGTGAAGGAAGCCAAGTCTTTTGAGGTGCTTCGTGAAAAACGCAGAGGGCCACGGGAGTCGGGCAAAGACGCGAAAACAGAATTGGAAATTACCAAAGCTGAATTGGAACGCACGAAGCTTGAAGTGATGTACTTAAAAAAGCTTATTGCGCTCCGAAAGGAGTGA
- a CDS encoding NupC/NupG family nucleoside CNT transporter translates to MNLLWGIFGVFVVLGIAFLLSSGKKSIKPRTIIGGLAIQFAFAFTVLEWEAGKKGLLWFSGKVQSVIDSAGAGISFVFGPAADTANFGFVFAFQVLTIIIFFSSLISVLYYLGIMQVVIKILGGGLSKLLGTSKAESISAAANIFVGQTEAPLVIRPFIANMTKSELFAVMTGGLASVAGSTLAGYALLGVPLEYLLAASFMAAPAGLVMAKIMMPETEDVKDREDIVMEKDNTSVNVVDAAARGAGDGLQLALNVGAMLLAFIALIALLNTMLGGVGGWFGLEGLTIQGILGFIFAPLAWAIGVPWAEAVQAGSFIGQKLVLNEFVAYTSFAPEIANLSPKTVIVVSFALCGFANLSSLAILLGGLGAMAPSRRPDIARLGIRAVAAGMLASLLSAAIAGMFM, encoded by the coding sequence GTGAATTTATTATGGGGCATCTTTGGCGTATTCGTCGTTTTGGGAATCGCCTTTCTTTTATCTAGCGGCAAGAAATCGATTAAACCGAGAACCATCATTGGCGGTTTAGCGATTCAGTTTGCCTTTGCATTTACAGTTCTTGAATGGGAAGCCGGGAAGAAGGGGCTTCTTTGGTTCTCAGGCAAAGTGCAAAGTGTCATCGACTCTGCAGGAGCCGGAATCAGTTTTGTATTCGGCCCTGCGGCGGATACGGCAAACTTTGGATTTGTATTCGCGTTCCAAGTCTTAACGATTATTATCTTCTTCTCTTCTTTGATTTCGGTGCTTTATTATTTAGGCATTATGCAAGTCGTCATCAAAATATTGGGCGGCGGTTTATCCAAGCTCCTTGGAACAAGCAAAGCAGAATCGATTTCGGCTGCAGCGAATATTTTTGTCGGTCAGACGGAAGCACCGCTTGTTATCCGTCCGTTTATCGCCAATATGACGAAATCGGAATTATTTGCCGTCATGACTGGGGGACTGGCTTCTGTAGCGGGTTCAACTTTAGCCGGTTACGCGCTTCTTGGTGTTCCTCTTGAATACTTGCTGGCAGCAAGCTTTATGGCTGCGCCAGCGGGGTTAGTCATGGCGAAGATCATGATGCCGGAAACAGAAGACGTTAAAGACCGTGAAGACATCGTCATGGAGAAAGACAATACGTCAGTCAACGTCGTCGACGCTGCTGCACGCGGTGCGGGCGATGGCCTTCAACTGGCTTTGAATGTTGGAGCAATGCTTCTTGCGTTTATCGCTTTGATCGCCCTGTTAAATACGATGCTTGGCGGAGTCGGCGGCTGGTTCGGATTGGAAGGCTTGACGATTCAAGGCATTCTTGGATTTATCTTCGCGCCGCTTGCCTGGGCGATTGGTGTGCCTTGGGCCGAAGCGGTGCAAGCCGGCAGTTTCATCGGACAGAAATTGGTGCTCAACGAATTTGTTGCATACACTTCATTTGCCCCTGAAATTGCAAACTTGTCGCCAAAAACGGTTATCGTTGTCAGCTTTGCCCTTTGTGGTTTCGCTAACTTGAGTTCATTGGCAATCCTTCTTGGTGGATTGGGTGCTATGGCACCTAGCCGCCGTCCAGATATCGCGCGCTTGGGTATCCGGGCAGTCGCTGCCGGGATGCTTGCTTCCCTTCTGAGTGCGGCCATTGCCGGTATGTTCATGTAA
- a CDS encoding MDR family MFS transporter, producing MKNEQQSATDINFRKGPFLAVLMAGVFVAILNQTLLATALPHIMDDLDINANVAQWLTTVFMLVNGVMIPITAFLIGKFSTRRLFLAAIGLFAAGTIICALAPGFPLLMVGRIVQASGAGIMMPLTQTILFMVFPVEKRGQAMGLFGLVISFAPALGPTLSGWIVEQYPWRALFYIVIPIAIVDFVLAYFLLRNVTKQTFPKLDLPSVICSTFGFGGILYGFSSAGNSGWGSWPVILSIVVGIVSLVVFIRRQSRLKEPLLEFGVFSYGIFTLSTILSVIVFISMIGSATILPIYMQNMHGFTAFESGLMLLPGAIIMGAMNPVAGKIFDAAGGKWLAVVGLLIVTVSTFQFAVLTTTTSFAYLAVMHAIRMFGVSLVMMPVTTAGLNQLPERLIPHGTAMSNTMRQVSGSIGTALLVTIMTGTALDPQQYGAEGLVRGVNISFVVVGVLSGIGVFLAFFLKKAELPKSRE from the coding sequence ATGAAAAATGAGCAGCAGTCAGCCACGGACATAAATTTCCGTAAAGGACCGTTTTTGGCCGTATTGATGGCGGGTGTCTTTGTGGCGATCCTGAATCAAACCTTGCTTGCCACCGCCTTGCCGCATATTATGGACGATTTGGACATTAACGCCAATGTGGCGCAATGGCTGACGACGGTTTTCATGCTGGTGAACGGGGTCATGATCCCGATTACGGCATTTTTGATCGGCAAATTTTCGACGCGCCGCTTATTTTTGGCGGCTATCGGCTTGTTTGCTGCCGGCACCATCATTTGTGCGCTGGCTCCGGGTTTTCCGTTGCTGATGGTCGGCCGCATTGTGCAGGCTTCGGGTGCCGGCATCATGATGCCATTGACGCAAACCATCTTGTTTATGGTGTTCCCGGTTGAAAAGCGGGGGCAGGCCATGGGTTTGTTCGGGCTGGTGATTTCGTTTGCCCCGGCGCTTGGCCCGACCTTGTCGGGCTGGATTGTGGAGCAGTATCCATGGCGTGCGCTTTTTTACATCGTGATTCCCATTGCCATCGTTGATTTTGTGTTGGCGTATTTCCTGCTGCGCAATGTGACCAAGCAGACTTTTCCGAAATTGGATTTGCCGTCTGTCATCTGTTCCACGTTCGGCTTTGGCGGCATTCTTTACGGCTTTTCCAGTGCCGGCAATTCAGGATGGGGGAGCTGGCCCGTCATCTTATCGATTGTGGTTGGCATTGTTTCGCTGGTAGTGTTTATCCGCCGCCAATCCCGCTTGAAGGAGCCATTGCTGGAATTCGGCGTGTTTTCTTATGGTATTTTCACCTTGTCGACGATACTAAGCGTTATTGTCTTTATTTCCATGATCGGCAGCGCGACCATTTTGCCGATTTACATGCAGAATATGCACGGCTTTACCGCCTTTGAATCCGGCTTGATGCTGCTGCCAGGGGCTATCATCATGGGAGCGATGAACCCGGTTGCCGGCAAGATTTTCGATGCAGCAGGCGGCAAATGGCTGGCGGTTGTTGGGCTGTTGATCGTAACGGTTTCCACGTTCCAGTTCGCAGTGCTGACAACAACGACTTCCTTCGCGTATTTGGCTGTTATGCACGCCATCCGGATGTTTGGCGTTTCTCTGGTGATGATGCCGGTCACCACTGCTGGGCTCAATCAGTTGCCCGAACGCCTCATCCCGCATGGCACCGCGATGAGCAATACGATGCGCCAAGTATCCGGTTCGATCGGCACTGCGCTGCTCGTCACCATCATGACCGGTACGGCATTGGACCCGCAGCAATACGGCGCAGAGGGGCTTGTGCGGGGCGTCAATATTTCATTTGTGGTAGTTGGTGTATTGAGCGGCATTGGGGTATTCCTGGCATTTTTCCTGAAAAAAGCAGAATTGCCTAAGAGCAGGGAATAA